One part of the Alosa alosa isolate M-15738 ecotype Scorff River chromosome 4, AALO_Geno_1.1, whole genome shotgun sequence genome encodes these proteins:
- the tlr9 gene encoding toll-like receptor 9: protein MSIDTKFFPCENDLNETIVDCTGRDFTSVPKIRSLKVLSLNLNHNKIRIVGSNAFSGVPNLINLTMMWNCAPGRYKNLGIPLCTFIIDSNAFMKLERLQTLHLTGNSLTTIPALPKSLQVLNLEYNNLFKLTEPLGTPNLTHLLLTKNCFYANPCNNTFVIKEDVLKELPKLKFLHLGFNNISKVPTGLPNSLTNLDLRENKITKIPSYAFSNLRKLSTLNLAWNCQRCDHAAEPCYPCPGNKPLILYNNTFYDQSNSLRNLSLRGNSLRTLPPRLFTYLRKLVTLDLSDNLLAYTISNGTFYQHLSSVKNLNLMYNYEPLKSFDSLVLSPLLASMAHLESLSLNGYFFRSFSPKTMKILANLPNLRYLDLRSNFISSCSMSAFQHFKSLRKVVLSQNLLDFIPLCKQKNEEWQSEPQGPSAVNRRNRRKDSQYEDDSEFESLLKNTPVNYDRIWPNLTMQNFYKMLCSGQLTFDLSYNNILTINSSVFIGMEKVVCLDMSFNYMSLKPNGQQFSSLKSLSYFNLAHNRVDLYFREAFQELQDTLKVLDLSNNAFSFLMMGIGHNFTFLRKLTSLEALSLDDNQIGYRVSNLFSASLKYLYFAGNRLDIMWGSSDQYSNFFQGLTNLVHLDISRNQLRSVLPEALICLPKTLLFLRVDSNQLNFFPWDNITELPELRYLNLSGNYLTILPDRAVDVGRNFSGLDLSHNSITALPEKFFSKMTTLVRLLLNNNQLKVLDAWGPPTPLRDCRALKDLTLQANPFTCSCATSWFVEYLRTTNISIPHLTTTVRCGFPESLQGENILNIDPRSCQEIWGGFAFLCSSILTIILTVFPLLKQLYGWDLWYCFQVLWAGHKGYSQFRGSSEAEHDAFVVFDTSNLAVRDWVYNELVDNLENKGKWRFKLCLEERDWVPGVSCIENLHNAVHNSRKTVFVLTNPGARCQVSGVIRQAFLLVQQRLLDEKVDVVVLVLLDTLFHKFKYLQMRKRLCRKSVVSWPRNPLAQPVFWNQLRGALAVDNVGQYDKKVTGSFLTD from the coding sequence ATGAGTATTGATACCAAATTTTTTCCTTGTGAAAATGACCTGAATGAAACCATTGTGGACTGCACGGGAAGAGACTTTACCAGCGTTCCTAAAATTAGATCTCTAAAGGTGCTGTCTCTAAACTTGAATCACAACAAAATTAGAATTGTTGGAAGTAATGCCTTTTCTGGTGTCCCCAATCTGATAAACCTCACTATGATGTGGAATTGTGCCCCCGGTCGGTACAAGAACCTAGGGATTCCTTTGTGCACTTTCATAATTGACTCCAACGCCTTTATGAAACTTGAACGCTTGCAAACCCTTCACTTGACAGGAAACAGTCTCACAACCATTCCTGCTCTACCAAAGAGCCTGCAGGTCCTGAACCTGGAGTATAACAACTTGTTTAAACTCACAGAACCATTGGGCACCCCAAACCTCACGCACCTCTTGCTCACAAAGAACTGTTTTTATGCCAACCCTTGCAACAACACTTTTGTGATCAAGGAGGATGTCCTTAAGGAACTTCCGAAGCTTAAGTTCCTCCACCTGGGCTTCAATAATATATCCAAAGTGCCAACAGGCCTACCTAACTCCTTGACAAATCTGGACCTGAGAGAGAATAAAATAACAAAGATTCCTTCTTATGCGTTCTCCAACCTACGCAAACTATCCACTCTAAACCTGGCCTGGAATTGCCAGCGGTGTGATCATGCTGCAGAGCCCTGCTATCCTTGTCCTGGTAACAAACCCCTTATCCTGTATAACAACACCTTCTATGACCAGAGCAATTCTCTAAGGAATCTCAGCTTGCGAGGAAACTCTCTCCGCACATTACCACCTAGACTCTTTACCTATCTGAGAAAGCTTGTGACCCTTGATCTCTCTGATAATCTGTTAGCCTACACCATAAGTAATGGGACTTTTTATCAGCACCTAAGCAGTGTTAAGAATCTGAATCTGATGTATAACTATGAACCATTGAAATCCTTTGACAGCCTTGTTCTGTCACCTCTCCTTGCAAGCATGGCACACTTGGAGTCACTGTCTCTGAATGGCTATTTCTTTCGTTCATTTTCACCTAAAACCATGAAGATCCTTGCCAACCTCCCAAATCTGAGATACCTAGACTTACGGTCCAACTTCATTAGTTCCTGCAGCATGAGTGCCTTTCAGCATTTTAAGTCACTGAGAAAAGTGGTGCTTTCACAAAACTTACTTGATTTTATCCCACTCTGTAAACAGAAGAATGAGGAGTGGCAGTCAGAACCTCAGGGTCCTAGTGCAGTCAACAGACGAAACAGACGAAAAGACAGTCAGTATGAAGATGATTCAGAGTTTGAGTCCCTCTTAAAAAACACTCCAGTGAACTATGACCGGATTTGGCCGAACTTAACTATGCAAAATTTTTACAAAATGTTGTGCTCAGGACAGCTAACTTTTGACCTGTCCTACAATAATATCCTGACAATAAATTCAAGCGTTTTCATAGGCATGGAAAAAGTAGTTTGCTTAGATATGTCCTTCAACTACATGAGCTTAAAACCAAATGGACAGCAGTTCTCTAGTCTAAAAAGTCTTTCATACTTTAACTTGGCCCACAATCGAGTAGACCTGTACTTTAGAGAAGCCTTTCAAGAATTGCAGGACACACTGAAGGTCCTTGACCTCAGCAATAATGCATTTTCTTTCCTCATGATGGGTATTGGGCACAATTTCACTTTTTTGCGAAAACTTACCTCTCTTGAAGCTCTCAGCCTGGACGATAATCAGATTGGCTACCGTGTCTCAAACCTGTTTAGTGCTTCTCTGAAATACCTCTACTTTGCTGGGAATAGACTGGATATTATGTGGGGAAGCAGTGATCAGTACAGTAATTTCTTTCAGGGCCTCACAAACCTGGTACACTTGGACATTTCTAGAAATCAGTTGAGGTCAGTTTTGCCAGAGGCACTTATTTGCCTCCCTAAGACTCTACTTTTCCTGCGGGTTGATAGCAACCAGTTAAACTTTTTCCCTTGGGATAACATCACAGAACTCCCAGAGCTGCGCTATTTGAACCTGAGTGGAAACTACCTAACAATTTTGCCAGACAGAGCTGTGGATGTTGGCCGTAACTTTAGTGGCCTGGACTTGAGTCACAACTCGATCACTGCACTTCCTGAAAAGTTCTTCAGCAAAATGACCACCCTTGTCCGACTGCTGCTAAACAACAACCAACTCAAAGTCCTAGATGCTTGGGGTCCACCTACGCCACTACGTGACTGTAGAGCATTAAAAGACCTCACACTGCAGGCAAACCCTTTCACCTGCAGCTGTGCCACATCCTGGTTTGTGGAATATCTACGTACAACAAACATCTCGATCCCCCATCTAACCACAACGGTTCGCTGTGGATTCCCTGAGTCGTTGCAAGGAGAAAACATCCTCAACATAGACCCTCGTTCCTGTCAGGAGATCTGGGGGGGGTTCGCCTTCCTATGCTCATCTATATTGACCATAATACTGACAGTGTTTCCACTTCTAAAACAATTGTATGGATGGGACCTTTGGTATTGCTTTCAAGTACTCTGGGCCGGTCACAAGGGGTATTCCCAATTCCGGGGAAGCTCTGAAGCAGAGCATGATGCATTTGTGGTTTTTGACACAAGTAACCTGGCAGTCAGAGACTGGGTCTACAATGAGCTGGTGGACAACCTTGAAAACAAAGGCAAATGGAGATTCAAGCTCTGCCTAGAGGAGCGTGATTGGGTCCCGGGTGTGTCGTGTATCGAGAACTTACACAACGCTGTCCACAACAGTCGCAAGACTGTCTTTGTGCTGACAAACCCAGGAGCCCGGTGCCAAGTAAGTGGAGTCATCCGACAGGCCTTTCTCTTGGTCCAGCAGCGACTGCTGGATGAAAAGGTGGATGTGGTAGTGCTGGTTTTGCTTGACACTCTCTTCCACAAGTTCAAGTACCTGCAGATGAGGAAGCGTTTGTGCAGGAAATCGGTGGTCTCCTGGCCCAGAAACCCCCTGGCACAGCCTGTGTTCTGGAACCAGCTTCGTGGTGCCCTTGCAGTGGACAACGTCGGCCAGTATGATAAGAAAGTCACAGGAAGCTTCCTTACAGATTAG